TTTGTGTTATTTAATTGTCGAATATAACAAAAATGTAGATAGCAAATTTTTCCATATTTACACTATCCAAGATTCTCGAGTGCGAATTTTTATGTGATCATCACCCTCGTTAAACAAGTGAATAACGATGAGATCCCCGATAAATCAGATTTAGAAAACAAACTAAATACAAAATTTTACGCACTATAATGGATTGGATTTATTGAACTGAAACTCTAAATAAAAGCTTACAGGTAATAGTGTGATTTAAATTAACTAACTTAGCTATTATCCTTGGTTGCAAGGTTCGGAACATTCCCTAGTGAACTAGAAAAATGAACCGGCTTTGGGCCACTTGCCCCCGAATTTTCGGGGGCTTGTTTTTTATCTTTTAAAGTGTTGAAATCCGTAGTTTTGAACAACCCTAACAGCAGCAAATCAACATTACTTCAAGTAGAATTGGAATAGAAAACTAATGATGATAAAATTCCTAAAAGCAAAAGGTACACTCTTTTTTATCCTTGGGATATTAGGGTTCGTTGGTGTCGCAGCAACCGTTACGATATTGGGTACGGCGCATTCTGCTCCAGATAAATTGATGGCTATATACATCGGAATATTTGGTCTGATTCCAATCCTGCTGTTACTCATTGTCGATCGGATCTTTGTATGGAAATTTGGAGCAACCAAAGTCAATAAAGTAGAAATGTATATCCTCGGTATCTTTATTTTACTTTTTGTCTTGAATTGGATCCGTCTACAGTCGCAGCTTTAGCAGGTATAGAGTATACTAAAAACTATGATACCCATTCATAACAAAGAATTGCCCACACAGGGAATAGAGATGCTTCCTTTTAAGGATCTCTCTCAAGGACCTACCGTACCCCATCGGGATGACCACTATATGTTTATCCTACAGCAAAAAGGGCGGTCATGCTGGACCATCGATTTTAAACAATGGACACTCGAAGAGGTGTCAGTTTGTTTCGTAGCACCAGGTCAAGTTCATCAATGTGTATTGAATGAGGGTGCCAAATGCTGGATGCTTTTTGTCGAGCCTAAACTAGTCCCGATGGAATATAGAACCATGATCGATTCTTTTATGTATAACCGACAGGTTATAACTTTGGGACCAGATCATCCTGTATTTACGCTGGCTGCGATCCTATACAATTTTATCGAACAAGGAGATAAAATCTTCTATCAATCTATTCTCCACGCACATGTCAATGCCCTAATAGGACAGTTAACAGTAGCTTTTGTACCCCAAAGTCAAATACATAGGAAGACCGGTAGCCACAAGTACCAACTTGTTACAATGTTTAAAAACCTGATAAGCCAGCAATTTAAAGAAGTAAAGCAAGTAAAAGATTACGCGGAACAACTCCATATAACGCCTTTGTATCTCAACGAGGTGAGTAAGGAAATAACAGGGTTTATCGCTAGTTATTGGATAAAGAACGAAGTACTATTGGAAGCCCAGCGGCTACTATTTTACACGAATATGGATATCAAAGAAATCGCTTTTTGCCTAGGCTATGAAGACCATACTTACTTTTCGAGGTTCTTCAAAAAAAACTTAGGGTGCACTGCGGGGCAGTTTCGTCAAAATAACCATTATTTGTCCAATTATATACATGAATAACGACCTGTAATATACTATATCGCTATCTAATTTTGCATCTGTAAAATTTAAACAACATATACAGATATGAAAGTAGAAAACCAATCGATGTGGACAATTAGTCCGATTATGATTTCGGTATTTGCGATATACCTCTGCATCGGTATAACGTTAGGAACAGTTCCTGCACTGATAAAAAATGAACTTCATTTTAGCCCTTTAATTGTGGGAGCAGTAGTGGGGATCCAATTTATTGCCACTTTATTAACCAGAGCTTCTGCTGGTAAAATGGCTGATACTAAAGGTGCCAAGACCGCCAAACAGTATGGTGTCGTTATGACAATGTTAACGGGCCTAATCTATATGACTGTATATCACCTTCGAGATTTTCACCTATTGGCATTATTGATGCTCTTTGCTGCCAGGATAGTACATGGTATAGCTGAAAGTTTGGCTATTACTGGTGCATTAACTTGGGGTATTGGACTGGTGGGACATCAAAAATCGGGGAAAGTTATGACCTGGAATGGTATCGCTATGTATGCTGGTATTGCCCTGGGGGCGCCATTAGCTATTTATCTATCCGGGTCATGGGGTACAAGTTATGTTTTTGGGATACTGATTTTGTTGTCTGCCATAAGCTGGCTATGCACGATCAAGCTACCCAATCTGCCAGTGGATCCTTCGCACCAACGAACTCCTTTCTATAAGGTGATTGCAATGATTTCCGAACAAGGACTCGCATTAGCATTTTCTTCAATAGGATTCGCCTGTATATCATCTTTTGTCACGCTACTTTTTACGGAAAAAAGCTGGGTAAATCCATCCTTGGCCTTTTTAACTTTCGGAGGTTTTTATGTCTTGACAAGGGTGTTTTGCGCTTCTTTTCCCGATAGATTTGGGGGTTATAAGGTAGCTATGGTCTCTTTAGCGATTGAAATGATTGGGCAGATGCTGATTGGTTTCGCTAGTTCGGAAGCCATGGCCATTATAGGTTGTAGTCTCACTGGAATTGGATTCTCACTGATCTTCCCAGCTCTTGGTGTGCTGGCCATACAGAAGGTAAGTCCACAGATGCGTGGAACAGCATTGGGTGCCTATGCTGCATTTTTTGATATTTCGCTAGGAATAGCCGGACCAATTGCAGGTATTATTGCTGGGTGGCACGGGTATCAATCGATCTATTTCTTCGGTGGAGTAGCTGCAGCAGTATCTATGTGGATTTTGATCGTTCAGAAAAACAAATAATTAAACTTTAACGATGTCTAGGACTACAAGCTTTAGCTTGCTGTTAATCCGGTTTGGTAGCCTTAGCTAGAATATTGGCAATGAGCTGGTCAAACTCAGCTTGTGAATCGATGAGGTATGCATTTTGATAATGGTCGATGCGGTGCTTGATATTCGTATGTATTTCTTGTTCACTATAGGTGGAGATAATAATAACATATTTATTGCTGAGGTCGATTTGCTCTAAAATGTCATTAACCGAAAAGTTACTACCGCTACTAAAGAAAAGTATGTCGGCTTGAGCTGCAGCTGTACAGAGGTTGGCGTCATTGAGTAGACTGAGCTGATTATTGCCTTGGATCAAGGCCGAATAAGTGTCAGTTAACCAGAAATAAGGCTGCCAAAGGCAAATAGTGTAGCATGTTTTGAAGGGAAGCGGAACCCGTTCATTTGAATTGCCACATTGTTTGTTGTGAGCCGCGGATGAAAGGAATTTATCTACTGTAATTGGTCTGCTCGATAGTCGCGTAAGGCTTCTGGCTATATTAGCTCGATGTATGTTGTATTGCGTAGCCGTATCAAAACCTTGGCCAATGATACTGTAGGTATATAATTTCTGTGGCCAGATAAATAGCATATTAAAGCGTGATCTGATTTTGTTATACAATATCTTCATTTCATTACAAATAGCGTCAAGAAAATCCTTGGTATTAATATCCGATTTCTTTTCATTCCTCGGGATAGAAAATAAACCGGATATTAGTGTTAAAGGGGCTTATTGGGTTAGCCCAGTTTGGGGCTAAATAATCGTTCAATAAATTACATACTCACTTTATAGCGAATATTGATTGCCAGCTGCCCTGTGAAATCGGCTTTTCTGAGACCTTGACTGTTGACTTCAGCCATAGTTTCGGCGCCATTGATCACGATATCCTTCAAATCAGGTTGATCATCCTTAGAAGCGGTTTCTTTGAAAAACTGAACGGCCTGCCCAAGTTCGTAGCTATTAGCGATAGCTTGGCTCAAAGTTTCCTGTAAATCATCAGGCATAGTCATCAACTGAAATTTTTGACTAGTGGTCAATGCGAAATTCGCGGCCATCCAGGATAGAAAGTTTTGACGAATAGCATTTACCTCGACTGCGAGTAAACTTTCTGGCAAAGCCAAGATTCTAAATTGTACCTTGGCTACACCATGGTTATTGAATTGCTGTTTCATTATTTAAATTTATTATATTACAATATCTAAATCTTTGATCATAAATTGTTTGATTTTTGCTTAAAAATATGATAACACGACAGTGAAATGTAGGTTATTGGTCGGTTATTCCTTTCTAATACATCAATGGACTTTCTAAAATAGCAATTATCGTTCGTTTATCATCGTATTTGAGCTTTTAATAGTGTTATCCTTTTGTTATTTTTTTATAAATATTATCGTTTGCGTGATGTTTTGTTTTGCGACTTCGATATTATTTATTATATTAGTATACTTTTGTGAGTAGATATTATTAATTTAGTTATCCTAACCAGATATTAATTCGGAGAAACGCCATGAAATCTATCATTTATTTTTTGAGTTCGCTGATGCTGTCTATTGTTTTTAATCTAAAGACAATATCGTTGCAAGGTTTTTTTGACCGGTCGGATCAGTTGAAATATTGGATTTTGGTTGTTATCATGCTCTGTGTTTTTTGGATTGGGGCAACAATAGTATCATTAGTACTTAATTTGCCCACGTACTGGAGTGTACCCTACATGCGTGAGCGCCTGGGGGAACAGGCCAAAAACATACCTGGACTCGATATTGTTCTACATTTTATCGCTTTCTTTTCACTTTTATTGGTTTCTGTTTTTCCATTTATACTTTTGTATGTTGCTGTTATCTTTGTCTACAGCCAGTCGTCAGTGGAGAGATCGATGCTTTTTGAATTACATATGCAGGTCTACGGAATACGTTATGCCACTATTTTTGTTTCATATAGTCTAATGGTCTATATGCGAGAAAACTGGTCGTTACTCTATCATTCTGTTGGCCAACGGCAGAACCTTGCTGTTATCTATAATCGGCCACTCATGCAGATAGTGCACAATATAAGTTTAGAAAAAGAATTACCAGCTCCACAGCCAATGGTGACAAAAAGAAGACCTTTTATAAAAAAAAGACCCGCATTTGAACAGTTCGAACAGACCCCTGCGATAATTTCTCTAAACGAAAAGCGAACCATAAAAGAAAGTGGGATGAAGAGGAAAGAACAACCCTATGGAGTGGATATTGATAACATTGATGTATATCTATTGGGGGACCTGTTAGATAAGCGGGGGGAATTTGTACAACAGATCAATCTGCAGCAACTTCGATTTGTTGATATTGTCGCAGTATATACAACCGCAGAAACTAAATGTGTTATCTTACGTAATGGTACAACATTGGATTGCCCGACAATCTTTGATCAGTTAAAGAAGATCGGGATGGAAGACTGGATTGTCAAAATATCAAAAAATTATGCGATCAATATGTTCTTTGTGCAATACCCAATCAAACGTGTGGCGGATGACCTAAAATTACAGCCCTTTATGGAGAAAATGCTGTTGCAAAATATTCAGCGGGAACAGCTTAGTGAAATATTGAGAAGTGGGAAAGGCCTTAGAGGACATAATGTTAAGCTTTTCTTAAACAATCAACAGGATTACACGCGTGCCGGATGGGATGCTTATATTAGAATATAACAGCCATGCGGCCCCTGCATAATGGGGCTTTTATTTATTAGGTTTTAGTTTTCCGTTATGTCTGATGGTATAGCGGTTTTTTATTTTTAGAGAAATTTATCTATTTTTGCCGAAATAGATCATAATGTTATACATTTTTAGAACGTAAGGTCATGTAATACTGTGCCAACATGCAGGAAGATTTTAATCAGATGGGATAGATGCCCAACTAGATTGCTCCTATACCTGTGTTTTTAATCAGTATTATTCACTTTAATTTAAAAAAATGGAATCAACAAAATATGGTCGTACCTACCATTTTCCTTTTTCACCGGGAACCAACAGTGACGATCGTTTTAATCATGAGTACTGGACGGATATACAATCCTTTTCACAGCTACTTTACACTGAAAAATTGGATGGCGAAAACAATTGTCTATCCCAACGGGGAGTATTTGCCCGGTCACATGCTGCTCCAACGACATCCCCCTGGACAGCACAATTACGGGAACATTGGGGACGATTGAAAAATGATTTGGGCGACCTAGAGTTTTTCGGTGAAAACCTTTATGCGGTTCATTCTATAGAGTATACACAGTTGGAGCATTATTACTTTGTATTTGCGGCTCGAATCAATGAGGTCTGGCTTTCATGGGAGGAAGTTACCTTCTATGCTAACTTGTTTGACTTGCCGATGGTACCAGTATTGCGATCGGACAGTGTACGAGATCTGACGGAATCACAGTTGGAAGAAACTGTACAACATCTGGCATCTCAACCTTCGATCTTTGGATCTTTGGATCCGAGAACAGGAATTAACTGCATCTCAGAGGGTCTGGTCTGCCGAAATGCGGAGGCTTATCCCGTCTCCAAATTTCAGCATAATATCTTTAAGTATGTGCGAAAAGGACATGTACAGACGGATGAACATTGGACTAAATCCTGGAAAAGAACAAAACTTACTTGGGAAAGGGGGGAAAACTAATGGAATGGAAATTAACAACAGATACAGATTGGCTGAAACTGGAAAAGCAGTTTTCCTGGGTAGAAGCTATGCGGAATGTTCCGCAGGATCCCATTCATCACGCAGAAGGTAATGTTGCTATTCATACCCAGCTGGTGATTGAACAGTTGCAACAATCCAATACCTATAGGGGATTGAGTAGGCAACGACAGGAACTGCTTTGGGCTGCCGCATTACTGCACGACGTCGAAAAAAGGTCTACGACTGTGGTCGATGGACAGGGACGGATCAGTTCGCCAAGCCATGCGCGAAAAGGTGCACAGACAGCACGTGAAATATTGTTTCGTGATGTGGAAACTCCCTTTTCCCTACGGGAGGAAATTGTAGGTTTGGTTCGTTTTCATGGTCTGCCACTCTGGCTGATGGAAAAAGTTGATCCAATGCGTAGTGCGCTAGAGGCATCATTAAGGGTAAATATGATTGAATTGAAACTTCTAGCCGAGGCTGATGCCAGAGGGCGAATATGTCAGGATCAAGGAGCGTTGCTTGATGCGCTAGAGCTATTTGAACTGTATGTAAAAGAGATTGACTGCTGGGAGTCACCTCGATCTTTTTCGACCCCAAATGCTCAATTTACCTACTTCAACAGCGAGGATGGTTATGTGGATTATATTCCTTTTGATAATTTTAGATCAACGGTCATCATGCTGTCTGGGTTGCCGGGTATGGGAAAGGATCATTATATCGCTAACCATAATAAGGATATACCAGTCATTAGTCTTGACGATATTCGTCGTAAATATCGTATCGAACCGATTGATCGAAAGCGGAATGGTTGGGTAGTGCAACAAGCGAAAGAACAGGCCAAGATTTATCTACGTCAGGGGCAAGACTTTATATGGAATGCAACTAATATTACGACCTTAATGCGAAAGCAGTTGATTGACCTCTTTGTCAGTTATCAGGCCTATGTAGAGTTGGTGTATATCGAAAAACCGTACCGTCAATGGCGCGTACAAAATCGAGATAGGGCCCATCCGCTACCAGATACTGTATTGGATAAAATGCTCCATAACTTGGAAGTCCCACAACCAATGGAAGCACATGAACTGCATTACATCGTTGAATAACCCATAACCTCAGGTTGTTTTTGACGATTGCAATAGAAATCTATTTAAAAAATAGATAGTTTTGATAAACCTCAGCACCAAGTGAACGCTTATTTAGAGCATGAAATGTTCAGAAGTGGGATCTTTGGTGTTGATAGGCCAGTCTATATCTTGTATACTGAGCGAGAGAATGCTGCTTAATTCATTTGGATGATTTATTGGCAAAAAAATTGCTTACAGAGTTTATCCGATTATGATAAGTAGCATTTACTTAAACCATACGGGGCAGATGGGGACTTCATAATGGAAGTTTAACTCTGAAATAGCTTTGCATTTTAGAGGGATAGCTCCTTTGTTATTGGACATCCTGTATATTGATGGCGTTGAACGTTAAGCTCGCCGACTGGTTCAAAAGGGACATAAAAAAAATGAACGAAACGAAAGCATACACACTGTGCGCTACGGATAATGTAAAGAGATCTAAAGACAACCAAATCAATACGGCTTTGATCTTGTTAGGCTCTAATATCGATCCTGAAGAAAATATCACCATAGCCTTAAATTATATTCAGAAATTGGGAACGATGGGTAACCAAACGGATTTTATCTATACGAAACCTCTTCAATTTGAAACCCAACCTGATTTTTTGAATGGCGCATTATTATTGCATACCTGTTTACCTTTGGATGGATTACAAAGTGAATTAAAACAGATCGAATTAGATATGGGACGCCTCAGAAGCGAAAACAAGAATGCTCCCCGAATCATCGATCTCGATGTGATTACTTTCAATGGAAGCATTGCCGATGAAAAAGATATTGTACAGCTCCCTTTCTTATATGACTTTGTAAAACAACTGCAACCCGAAATATTCAAATGGTAATAAAGAATTCATGATCTTTTGTACATTTGATAAACGATTACCTTATTTGAATGAATAGCCAAAAATAATTTATAGCCGAAACTTAGTTTTTTTAATCAATAAGAGTATGTTAATACGACAATATTTATTGGTATGGTAGGTATAATAATCATATTGATTATATCTTGGCTTTTGTTGTGGATAGTCGAAAAGAAGAATCTTAGTGTTCTCGGATTTACCCCAACGAAAAATAGGCTTGCAAACTTTTGTGTAGGATTCTTTATGACAGGTCTGTTATGTGCTGTCTATCATTATATAAAAGTTGTGGTCGTACACAATTTTTGGATGCTTAATCCGAAACTATCTGGCGCTAATTTGATCAATAGTACATGGTGGATCATAAAATCTGTCCTTTTCGAAGAACTTTTATTTAGAGGTGCCCTACTTTATATGGTGATGAAAAAGCTGGGATCTAGATGGGGGTGTCTGCTCTCCGCTGGAGCTTTCGGTGTTTACCATTGGTTTTCCTATGGTGCTTTTGGAAATCCAATACAGATGCTGATGATATTATTGATGACCGGACTTTTTGGATGGGTATTGGCCAAAGCTTATGATGCTACAAAATCTCTTTATTTGCCAATAGCTTTTCACTTAGGCTGGAACGTCGTTAATATTTTGGTGTTTTCTAATGGACCGTTGGGCGCACAACTATTGGTTAGAGCTAATGATAACCAAGCTCAAGGCCTTGTCTCACTATTGATCTTTCTTTTCCAAATGTTTGCGCTCCCATTATTTGGATATCTATATATTCGGAAATATGGCCACACATCGTCCTGATTTTAAATGATGCTTGAATTCATCGATCATAAATTCCATAGTTTTAGTAACATGCTTTTCAGCGATAATAGATTGCGCATAAACACTATTGTAGCCCTGATTATATTTTGCTAGATAGGCCTGATTAATTGCAGTGGTCAAATTTTAGCGATTATTATCTCTCATCAATTTAAAAAACGCCTCTTTATTGGCTCTTGATACTGGGACTGTGCTATCGTCCTGTAGGGAGATCAGACCTTCTTTGGAATAGCTTGTTACGTACTTGGTGTTGATGAGATGGGACTGATGTACGCGGTAAAAGTGGGGTGGACAGAGAATTTCTTCATAATGTTTGAGGGGTTTTGAAACAATGATATTTTTACTATTATGCAGAACGAAAGTAGTATATGAACCTGATGTCTCGCAGCGTACAATATGCTTTACCTTGACAACATGCATTGCTTCTTGTGTAGGAAGAATGATACTCTCTGGCATGCTTTGGGTATCCAGACGGAAATTGTGCAGCTGCTGGCCTTGAATAAATAGTTGTTGCTGGTCTGCGATACGCTGAATCGAAAGCCGGAGTTCATCTGCATCGATGGGCTTGAGTAGATAGTCAATGGCATTGAATTTAAATGCGCGTATGGCATGCTGCTCGTAGGCAGTTGTAAAAATAAGATGAAAGGATTTGTAACTGATCTGACTTA
The window above is part of the Sphingobacterium sp. ML3W genome. Proteins encoded here:
- a CDS encoding AAA family ATPase, whose product is MEWKLTTDTDWLKLEKQFSWVEAMRNVPQDPIHHAEGNVAIHTQLVIEQLQQSNTYRGLSRQRQELLWAAALLHDVEKRSTTVVDGQGRISSPSHARKGAQTAREILFRDVETPFSLREEIVGLVRFHGLPLWLMEKVDPMRSALEASLRVNMIELKLLAEADARGRICQDQGALLDALELFELYVKEIDCWESPRSFSTPNAQFTYFNSEDGYVDYIPFDNFRSTVIMLSGLPGMGKDHYIANHNKDIPVISLDDIRRKYRIEPIDRKRNGWVVQQAKEQAKIYLRQGQDFIWNATNITTLMRKQLIDLFVSYQAYVELVYIEKPYRQWRVQNRDRAHPLPDTVLDKMLHNLEVPQPMEAHELHYIVE
- a CDS encoding LytTR family DNA-binding domain-containing protein, translated to MYKAIIIEDEYHLRESLTILLEIVAPNTIQVVGFAEDTETAVKIIDQLQPDLVFMDIMLRRGTGFDVLSQISYKSFHLIFTTAYEQHAIRAFKFNAIDYLLKPIDADELRLSIQRIADQQQLFIQGQQLHNFRLDTQSMPESIILPTQEAMHVVKVKHIVRCETSGSYTTFVLHNSKNIIVSKPLKHYEEILCPPHFYRVHQSHLINTKYVTSYSKEGLISLQDDSTVPVSRANKEAFFKLMRDNNR
- a CDS encoding CPBP family intramembrane glutamic endopeptidase; its protein translation is MVGIIIILIISWLLLWIVEKKNLSVLGFTPTKNRLANFCVGFFMTGLLCAVYHYIKVVVVHNFWMLNPKLSGANLINSTWWIIKSVLFEELLFRGALLYMVMKKLGSRWGCLLSAGAFGVYHWFSYGAFGNPIQMLMILLMTGLFGWVLAKAYDATKSLYLPIAFHLGWNVVNILVFSNGPLGAQLLVRANDNQAQGLVSLLIFLFQMFALPLFGYLYIRKYGHTSS
- the folK gene encoding 2-amino-4-hydroxy-6-hydroxymethyldihydropteridine diphosphokinase yields the protein MNETKAYTLCATDNVKRSKDNQINTALILLGSNIDPEENITIALNYIQKLGTMGNQTDFIYTKPLQFETQPDFLNGALLLHTCLPLDGLQSELKQIELDMGRLRSENKNAPRIIDLDVITFNGSIADEKDIVQLPFLYDFVKQLQPEIFKW
- a CDS encoding MFS transporter translates to MKVENQSMWTISPIMISVFAIYLCIGITLGTVPALIKNELHFSPLIVGAVVGIQFIATLLTRASAGKMADTKGAKTAKQYGVVMTMLTGLIYMTVYHLRDFHLLALLMLFAARIVHGIAESLAITGALTWGIGLVGHQKSGKVMTWNGIAMYAGIALGAPLAIYLSGSWGTSYVFGILILLSAISWLCTIKLPNLPVDPSHQRTPFYKVIAMISEQGLALAFSSIGFACISSFVTLLFTEKSWVNPSLAFLTFGGFYVLTRVFCASFPDRFGGYKVAMVSLAIEMIGQMLIGFASSEAMAIIGCSLTGIGFSLIFPALGVLAIQKVSPQMRGTALGAYAAFFDISLGIAGPIAGIIAGWHGYQSIYFFGGVAAAVSMWILIVQKNK
- a CDS encoding helix-turn-helix domain-containing protein, yielding MIPIHNKELPTQGIEMLPFKDLSQGPTVPHRDDHYMFILQQKGRSCWTIDFKQWTLEEVSVCFVAPGQVHQCVLNEGAKCWMLFVEPKLVPMEYRTMIDSFMYNRQVITLGPDHPVFTLAAILYNFIEQGDKIFYQSILHAHVNALIGQLTVAFVPQSQIHRKTGSHKYQLVTMFKNLISQQFKEVKQVKDYAEQLHITPLYLNEVSKEITGFIASYWIKNEVLLEAQRLLFYTNMDIKEIAFCLGYEDHTYFSRFFKKNLGCTAGQFRQNNHYLSNYIHE
- a CDS encoding RNA ligase family protein gives rise to the protein MESTKYGRTYHFPFSPGTNSDDRFNHEYWTDIQSFSQLLYTEKLDGENNCLSQRGVFARSHAAPTTSPWTAQLREHWGRLKNDLGDLEFFGENLYAVHSIEYTQLEHYYFVFAARINEVWLSWEEVTFYANLFDLPMVPVLRSDSVRDLTESQLEETVQHLASQPSIFGSLDPRTGINCISEGLVCRNAEAYPVSKFQHNIFKYVRKGHVQTDEHWTKSWKRTKLTWERGEN